One genomic segment of Planctomycetia bacterium includes these proteins:
- a CDS encoding transglutaminase family protein — MSIRVALYHETSYLYDRFITLGPQTVRLRPAPHSRTPIHAYSLTIEPAGHFLNWQQDPQSNYQARIVFPEKVDRFRIIVDLVAEMTVINPFDFFLEPEAERYPFEYASWLSREIAPFLIKLEGGPAFAKCLKEVNTKEQRTIDFLVGVNSLLNQRIKYLIRMEPGVQTPEETLAKNSGSCRDSAWVLVQLLRHLGIAARFVSGYLIQLKPDQKSLDGPSGAEQDFTDLHAWCEAYLPGAGWVGLDPTSGLFAGEGHIPLAATPDPQSAAPISGALDECEAEFEHVMRITRVHEDPRVTKPYTEEQWSRIESVGRAVDVHLKSDDVRLTMGGEPTFVSIDDMDGAEWNVAAVGPNKRRLSEVLLRRLQKRFTKGALLHFGQGKWYPGEQLPRWALACYWRKDGHPIWNNPALIADIEDVQHRTFADAERFVELLAERLDVDAGYAVPAFEDPVHFLRREGQLPLNIDPADSRLKDAEERTRLRRVFERGLNEPVGYVLPLQPGTRDGGMAWESGLWMLRGKHLVLIPGDSPIGLRLPVASLPWVAVAEYPYLRPRDPVAPPPPLTVPRRMQSQLSETLKREIAEAEREPLRDRAPQLGESAPWVVRTALCVEPRDGRLHIFMPPLMTIEAYLELIAAIEDTAEALDMPVIVEGEPPPWDSRLNYFKVTPDPGVIEVNVPPAGDWDELQEIVHGVYEEARLSRLGTEKFMLDGRHTGTGGGNHVVLGGPTPADSPFLRRPDLLRSMVVYWLNHPSLSYLFSGSFVGPTSQAPRIDEARHDSVYELEIACEEVERQQRLFGQVPPWKVDRIFRNILVDMTGNTHRAEFCIDKLYSPDTATGRLGLVEFRAFEMPPHARMSLAQQLLLRALVAWFWRTPYRAQPVRWGTRLQDEFLLPHFAQQDFRDVIRDLNAAGFPLEEAWFAPHFEFRYPVHGRVRHAGIEIELREAIEPWHVLGEEPGPGGAVRYVDSSLERLQVKVSGLVDSRHLILCNRRRLPLRSTEVLGEAVAGVRYRAWQPPNCLHPTIPVDTPLVFEVYDTWSGRSLGGCSYYVSHPGGLSHESFPVNAFEAESRRVARFLAQGHTAGPMPTPRAELNPEFPLTLDLRRGKQ; from the coding sequence ATGTCGATTCGGGTTGCGCTGTATCACGAGACCTCGTACCTTTACGACCGCTTCATCACGCTGGGTCCTCAAACGGTCCGGCTGAGGCCGGCGCCCCACTCTCGGACGCCCATTCACGCCTACTCGCTGACGATCGAGCCGGCGGGGCACTTCCTGAATTGGCAGCAGGATCCGCAGTCGAACTACCAGGCGCGGATCGTTTTCCCCGAGAAGGTCGACCGGTTTCGCATCATTGTCGACCTGGTGGCCGAGATGACGGTCATCAACCCGTTCGATTTCTTTCTGGAGCCGGAGGCCGAGCGCTATCCATTCGAGTACGCCTCGTGGCTGTCGCGGGAGATCGCCCCTTTCCTGATCAAGCTGGAAGGCGGTCCCGCGTTCGCGAAGTGCTTGAAAGAGGTCAACACCAAGGAGCAGCGGACGATCGATTTTCTTGTCGGCGTGAACTCCCTGCTTAACCAGCGGATCAAGTATTTGATTCGCATGGAGCCCGGCGTGCAAACGCCGGAGGAGACGCTGGCGAAGAACTCGGGGTCCTGTAGGGATTCCGCTTGGGTGCTGGTGCAGTTGTTGCGCCACCTGGGCATCGCGGCGCGATTCGTTTCCGGCTACCTGATTCAGTTGAAGCCGGATCAGAAATCACTGGACGGCCCTTCGGGCGCGGAGCAGGACTTCACCGATCTCCACGCCTGGTGCGAAGCGTACTTGCCCGGCGCAGGCTGGGTGGGACTTGACCCGACCAGCGGACTGTTCGCCGGCGAAGGGCATATTCCGCTCGCGGCCACGCCGGATCCCCAATCCGCAGCGCCAATTTCCGGCGCGCTCGATGAATGCGAGGCCGAGTTCGAGCACGTGATGCGGATCACGCGCGTGCATGAGGACCCGCGCGTCACGAAGCCGTACACCGAGGAGCAGTGGTCGCGGATCGAGTCGGTCGGCCGCGCCGTCGACGTGCACCTCAAGAGCGACGACGTGCGCTTGACGATGGGGGGCGAGCCGACGTTCGTCTCCATCGACGACATGGACGGCGCGGAGTGGAACGTCGCCGCCGTGGGGCCGAATAAGCGGCGGTTGTCCGAAGTGTTGTTGCGGCGCTTGCAAAAACGCTTCACCAAGGGCGCGCTGCTGCATTTCGGTCAGGGCAAATGGTATCCCGGCGAGCAACTGCCGCGCTGGGCGCTGGCCTGCTACTGGCGCAAAGACGGACATCCGATCTGGAACAATCCGGCGCTGATCGCAGACATCGAAGACGTGCAACATCGCACGTTTGCGGACGCAGAGCGATTTGTGGAGTTGTTGGCTGAGCGCCTCGACGTCGACGCCGGGTATGCCGTGCCGGCGTTCGAGGATCCGGTGCATTTCCTTCGCCGGGAAGGCCAACTGCCACTCAACATCGACCCAGCCGATAGCCGCCTCAAGGACGCGGAAGAGCGCACGCGGTTGCGGCGCGTGTTCGAGCGCGGCTTGAACGAACCGGTCGGCTATGTCCTGCCGTTGCAACCCGGTACGCGTGACGGCGGCATGGCCTGGGAAAGCGGCTTGTGGATGCTTCGCGGCAAACACCTGGTGCTGATCCCAGGCGATTCGCCGATCGGCCTGCGCTTGCCCGTCGCGAGCTTGCCGTGGGTCGCCGTAGCGGAGTATCCCTACCTCCGACCGCGCGATCCGGTCGCGCCGCCGCCGCCGCTGACCGTGCCGCGGCGCATGCAATCGCAATTGAGCGAGACCTTAAAACGCGAGATCGCAGAAGCGGAACGCGAACCGCTGCGCGATCGCGCGCCGCAATTGGGCGAATCGGCGCCTTGGGTTGTGCGCACGGCGCTGTGCGTCGAGCCGCGCGACGGCCGATTGCACATCTTCATGCCGCCGTTGATGACTATCGAGGCGTATCTGGAATTGATCGCTGCGATCGAAGATACGGCCGAAGCGCTCGACATGCCCGTCATCGTCGAAGGGGAACCGCCCCCGTGGGACAGCCGCCTCAATTACTTCAAGGTGACGCCGGACCCCGGCGTGATCGAAGTGAACGTGCCGCCGGCGGGAGACTGGGACGAACTGCAAGAGATCGTCCACGGCGTGTATGAAGAAGCGCGGCTGAGCCGATTGGGCACGGAGAAATTCATGCTCGACGGTCGCCACACCGGCACCGGCGGCGGCAACCACGTCGTGCTCGGCGGACCGACGCCGGCGGATAGTCCATTCCTGCGGCGGCCGGACTTATTGCGTTCGATGGTCGTCTATTGGCTCAATCATCCCTCGCTGAGCTATTTGTTCAGCGGTTCGTTCGTCGGGCCGACGAGCCAGGCGCCGCGGATCGACGAGGCGCGGCATGATAGTGTGTATGAACTGGAAATTGCTTGCGAGGAAGTCGAACGCCAGCAGCGCCTGTTCGGCCAAGTTCCGCCCTGGAAGGTCGACCGCATCTTCCGCAATATCCTCGTCGACATGACGGGCAATACGCACCGCGCAGAGTTCTGCATCGACAAGCTGTATTCGCCGGACACCGCGACGGGTCGTCTCGGCCTGGTCGAATTCCGCGCCTTCGAAATGCCGCCGCATGCGCGGATGAGTCTGGCGCAACAACTTCTGTTGCGGGCCCTCGTTGCCTGGTTCTGGCGCACTCCCTATCGCGCGCAGCCCGTGCGCTGGGGCACACGGCTCCAGGACGAATTCCTGCTGCCGCACTTCGCGCAACAGGATTTCCGCGACGTGATTCGCGACCTCAACGCGGCCGGGTTTCCTCTGGAGGAGGCGTGGTTCGCCCCGCATTTCGAGTTCCGGTATCCCGTCCACGGCCGCGTGCGGCATGCGGGAATAGAAATCGAACTGCGCGAGGCGATCGAGCCTTGGCACGTCCTGGGCGAAGAGCCGGGGCCCGGCGGGGCGGTGCGCTACGTTGATTCCTCGCTGGAACGCCTCCAGGTGAAGGTTTCCGGATTGGTTGATTCGCGCCACCTGATCCTTTGCAATCGCCGCCGGCTGCCGCTGCGCTCTACCGAAGTTTTGGGCGAGGCCGTGGCGGGTGTCCGCTATCGGGCTTGGCAGCCGCCGAACTGTTTGCATCCCACCATTCCGGTCGATACTCCCTTGGTGTTCGAGGTGTACGACACGTGGAGCGGCCGCTCGCTGGGAGGCTGCTCGTACTATGTCTCTCACCCCGGCGGCCTGAGCCACGAGTCGTTCCCGGTCAACGCCTTTGAAGCGGAATCGCGCCGCGTCGCCAGATTCCTCGCCCAGGGACACACGGCCGGACCGATGCCAACGCCCCGCGCCGAACTGAATCCGGAATTCCCGCTAACGCTGGATTTGCGCCGTGGGAAACAGTGA
- a CDS encoding circularly permuted type 2 ATP-grasp protein, giving the protein MKQSQSAGAASDVVRLPDGYCGLSGHFDEAVDAKGEVRAAWRGWASALAGARLDDLQARDDMCRRLLREYGVTYNPPGTDMELERPWLLDSWPVVIDAREWTELSRAVSQRARLLNHVLADIYGPRELFLSGDLPPEIVFANPAFLRAAAGIQPADGVHLATYAVDVARSPDGHWWVVSDRTDTPAGAGYALENRIVLSRVYPDLVRDLRVKRLAKFFGQMRDTLLAMAPAGTEEPRVVILTPGPYSSTYFEQAYLARYLGFTLVEGSDLTVRDQGVFLKTLSGLLPVHVILRRVESNFCDPLELREDSLLGVPGLLQAVRAGKVTIANPLGAGVVESPALLPFLPSLCERLLGEPLLMPPVATWWCGQEAALDEVIQNLDQVVIKKAYPRRDAPSVRATKETKDALIAELRARPQLYVGQEFVELSTAPAWQEGRLQPRHLMLRLYAISTGDGGYRVMPGALARVAETAESVIMTEQTGGGTKDVWVLGAAEDHATLLPTGNRVAALSRAGFALPSRLADDLFWLGRYLERIEFGARMTRCLLHRLTDQTEHGQLDELGCFAELLVAHGRLEPADLATTAWTPEQISRLIHRAAFDESNSGAVTADVGRVHRIGMSVRDRLAVDAWRTLCTMRDDLRPLARRKANSSDAQLAALDQLLARLSMLSGHSMDGMTRDKGWQFLEIGRRLERAADLCDLLRFGMAMASEDESPRLLAMLEIANSAMTYRSRYVFGPDPAPVLDLLLADEGNPRSAVFQLAALYQHLKAIQPTRKGEPRSSELRMVTSIFSEVRLVDVDSLVLVVRNGRRLRLMTLLRRMTRTMEALSQTLTRTYLTHVQPTRPMAGGGP; this is encoded by the coding sequence ATGAAACAATCCCAGTCCGCCGGCGCCGCGTCTGACGTGGTGCGATTGCCCGACGGATACTGCGGGCTGTCCGGGCATTTCGATGAAGCCGTCGACGCCAAAGGGGAAGTGCGCGCGGCCTGGCGTGGGTGGGCTTCTGCGTTGGCCGGAGCTCGCCTCGACGACTTGCAGGCGCGGGACGACATGTGCCGGCGTTTGTTGCGCGAATACGGCGTGACGTACAATCCGCCTGGCACCGACATGGAACTGGAGCGCCCCTGGCTGCTCGATTCCTGGCCCGTGGTGATCGACGCGCGGGAATGGACCGAACTCAGCCGCGCGGTCAGTCAGCGCGCGCGGTTGCTGAACCATGTGCTGGCCGATATCTACGGCCCGCGCGAATTGTTCTTGTCCGGCGATTTGCCGCCGGAAATCGTGTTCGCCAATCCGGCCTTCTTGCGCGCCGCGGCCGGCATTCAACCCGCCGATGGCGTGCACCTGGCGACGTATGCGGTCGACGTCGCGCGCTCGCCCGACGGGCACTGGTGGGTCGTCTCCGACCGCACCGACACGCCCGCAGGCGCCGGCTACGCGTTGGAAAATCGTATCGTGCTCAGTCGCGTCTATCCCGATTTAGTACGCGACCTGCGCGTGAAGCGACTCGCGAAGTTCTTCGGACAAATGCGCGATACGCTGTTGGCGATGGCGCCAGCCGGCACGGAAGAACCTCGCGTGGTGATTCTGACGCCCGGACCGTACAGTTCCACGTACTTCGAGCAAGCGTATCTCGCGCGCTACCTGGGATTCACGCTGGTCGAAGGGAGCGATCTCACCGTTCGCGATCAGGGCGTGTTTCTCAAGACATTGAGCGGTCTTCTGCCGGTGCATGTGATTCTGCGGCGCGTGGAAAGCAATTTTTGCGATCCGCTGGAGCTGCGGGAAGACTCGCTGCTCGGCGTCCCGGGGTTGTTGCAGGCAGTGCGCGCAGGCAAAGTGACGATCGCCAATCCGCTGGGGGCCGGCGTAGTGGAATCGCCGGCTCTGTTGCCGTTTTTGCCGAGCTTGTGCGAACGCCTACTTGGAGAACCACTACTGATGCCACCGGTGGCCACCTGGTGGTGCGGACAGGAGGCGGCGCTCGATGAAGTCATTCAAAACCTCGATCAGGTGGTGATCAAAAAGGCCTATCCACGGCGCGACGCGCCGTCCGTGCGGGCCACGAAGGAAACCAAGGACGCGTTGATCGCCGAGTTGCGCGCGCGGCCGCAGTTGTACGTTGGGCAGGAATTCGTCGAACTCTCCACCGCGCCGGCCTGGCAGGAAGGGCGGTTGCAGCCGCGGCATCTGATGTTGCGGCTGTATGCGATTTCGACCGGCGACGGCGGATACCGCGTGATGCCCGGCGCGTTGGCGCGCGTGGCGGAGACCGCGGAATCGGTCATCATGACCGAACAGACCGGCGGCGGCACCAAGGACGTTTGGGTGCTTGGCGCGGCGGAGGATCATGCCACGTTGTTGCCGACGGGAAATCGCGTCGCGGCCCTCAGCCGCGCCGGCTTCGCGCTCCCTTCGCGATTGGCCGATGATTTGTTTTGGCTGGGGCGCTACCTGGAGCGGATCGAATTCGGCGCGCGCATGACGCGTTGCTTGTTGCATCGCCTGACCGATCAGACCGAGCACGGGCAATTGGACGAGTTGGGTTGCTTTGCCGAATTGCTGGTCGCGCACGGTCGGCTCGAGCCGGCCGATCTGGCGACGACCGCGTGGACGCCGGAGCAGATTTCCCGATTGATTCATCGCGCCGCGTTCGACGAATCGAACTCCGGCGCGGTCACGGCAGACGTCGGCCGCGTACACAGAATCGGCATGTCGGTGCGCGATCGCCTCGCGGTCGACGCTTGGCGCACGCTCTGCACGATGCGGGACGATCTGCGTCCCTTGGCGCGGCGCAAAGCGAACTCCTCCGACGCGCAACTCGCGGCGCTGGATCAACTACTGGCGCGCCTTTCGATGCTTAGCGGCCACTCGATGGACGGGATGACCCGTGACAAAGGCTGGCAATTCCTGGAGATTGGCCGCCGCCTGGAGCGGGCCGCCGACCTTTGCGATCTCTTGCGTTTCGGCATGGCGATGGCGAGCGAGGATGAAAGCCCGCGGCTGCTGGCGATGTTGGAAATCGCCAATAGCGCCATGACCTATCGTTCGCGCTACGTCTTCGGGCCCGATCCCGCGCCAGTGCTGGACTTGCTGCTGGCGGACGAAGGCAATCCGCGCTCGGCGGTGTTTCAGTTGGCCGCGCTGTATCAACACTTGAAGGCCATTCAGCCGACCAGGAAGGGCGAGCCGCGCTCCTCGGAGCTGCGAATGGTGACGTCGATCTTCTCCGAAGTGCGGCTGGTGGACGTCGATTCGCTCGTGCTCGTGGTCCGCAACGGGCGACGCTTGCGATTGATGACGCTGCTGCGGCGCATGACGCGCACGATGGAGGCATTATCGCAAACCTTGACGCGCACCTACCTCACGCACGTACAACCGACGCGGCCGATGGCGGGGGGCGGACCATGA
- a CDS encoding transglutaminase family protein codes for MKYRVRHRTEYLYATPADACHNVLRLTPRTFDGQTCLEHRLEVDPAPTTLHDYPDYFGNQVRSFAIYAPHAQLTIASESLVEVERADVSALDDSEPWEVTARLLRTTNDAATVDALEYIFDSPYIRVSERLRELAEAHFEANAPILSAAFALTRMIFEEFQFDSTATTIDTSTEDVLDKRRGVCQDFAHLQIGCLRSLGLACRYVSGYLRTDPAPGHARLEGADASHAWVSVYSPRQGWVDFDPTNGCLADERHITIGWGRDFHDISPVKGVVLGGGKSQLQVAVDVLPI; via the coding sequence ATGAAATACCGCGTGCGCCACCGCACCGAGTATCTTTACGCTACGCCGGCCGACGCCTGCCACAACGTCCTGCGCCTGACGCCGCGCACGTTTGACGGCCAGACTTGCCTGGAGCATCGGCTGGAGGTGGATCCGGCGCCGACGACGCTGCACGACTACCCTGACTATTTTGGAAACCAGGTTCGCAGCTTCGCAATCTACGCGCCGCATGCGCAACTGACGATCGCGAGCGAGAGCCTGGTGGAAGTTGAGCGAGCAGACGTGTCGGCGCTCGACGATTCGGAGCCTTGGGAAGTGACGGCGCGGCTGTTGCGCACGACGAACGATGCGGCGACCGTCGATGCGCTGGAGTACATTTTCGATTCGCCCTACATCCGCGTGAGCGAACGGCTGCGCGAGCTGGCCGAAGCGCATTTCGAGGCGAATGCGCCGATCCTATCGGCGGCGTTTGCACTGACGCGGATGATTTTCGAAGAGTTTCAGTTCGATTCCACGGCAACGACGATTGATACCTCGACCGAAGACGTGCTCGATAAACGGCGCGGCGTTTGCCAGGACTTTGCCCATCTGCAAATCGGCTGCCTCCGCTCGCTCGGTCTGGCCTGCCGCTACGTCAGCGGTTATCTGCGCACCGATCCCGCCCCCGGTCATGCGCGGCTGGAAGGCGCCGACGCCTCGCACGCCTGGGTCAGCGTCTATTCACCGCGGCAAGGCTGGGTCGACTTCGATCCCACGAACGGCTGCCTGGCCGACGAACGCCATATCACGATCGGCTGGGGCCGAGACTTCCACGACATCAGCCCTGTGAAAGGCGTCGTCCTCGGCGGCGGGAAATCGCAACTGCAAGTCGCGGTCGATGTCTTGCCGATTTGA